In one window of Escherichia coli DSM 30083 = JCM 1649 = ATCC 11775 DNA:
- the ybhP gene encoding endonuclease/exonuclease/phosphatase family protein, with the protein MPDQTQQFSFKVLTINIHKGFTAFNRRFILPELRDAVRTVSADIVCLQEVMGAHEVHPLHVENWPDTSHYEFLADTMWSDFAYGRNAVYPEGHHGNAVLSRYPIEHYENRDVSVDGAEKRGVLYCRIVPPMTGKAIHVMCVHLGLREAHRQAQLAMLAEWVNELPDGEPVLVAGDFNDWRQKANHPLKVQAGLDEIFTRAHGRPARTFPVQFPLLRLDRIYVKNASASAPTALPLRTWRHLSDHAPLSAEIHL; encoded by the coding sequence ATGCCCGATCAAACACAACAATTTTCGTTCAAGGTGCTCACCATCAATATTCACAAAGGCTTTACCGCGTTTAACCGACGCTTCATTTTGCCGGAACTTCGCGACGCCGTGCGTACCGTCAGCGCCGATATTGTTTGCCTGCAGGAAGTGATGGGCGCGCACGAAGTTCATCCGCTGCATGTGGAAAACTGGCCCGATACCTCGCACTACGAGTTTCTCGCCGACACCATGTGGAGCGATTTCGCCTACGGTCGCAATGCCGTATACCCGGAAGGACATCACGGTAATGCGGTTCTTTCACGTTATCCCATTGAACATTATGAGAATCGTGATGTTTCGGTCGATGGTGCGGAAAAGCGCGGCGTGCTCTACTGCCGCATTGTGCCGCCGATGACCGGGAAAGCGATTCATGTGATGTGCGTACATCTGGGCCTGCGTGAGGCGCACCGTCAGGCGCAGCTTGCGATGCTCGCCGAATGGGTGAATGAGCTACCGGACGGCGAACCGGTATTGGTAGCGGGTGATTTCAACGACTGGCGGCAAAAAGCTAATCATCCGTTAAAAGTGCAGGCCGGGCTGGATGAGATTTTTACCCGCGCCCACGGACGCCCGGCGCGCACGTTTCCGGTGCAATTTCCTCTACTACGACTGGACAGGATCTACGTCAAAAATGCCAGCGCCAGCGCACCAACCGCGTTGCCGCTGCGGACATGGCGACACCTTTCTGATCATGCCCCTTTAAGTGCGGAGATTCATTTATGA